The Cohaesibacter gelatinilyticus genome contains the following window.
GGGATGCGCACTGCGCTTGCCTATCGGCCGTCAGAAAAGGAAGGATTTCCTTTTCTGGGTTCTTTTCCCTCGCAGATCTCTCAAGAATAAAAGAATTCGACGAAAACACTCGGTTTTCGTCGGGAGCCGATAGGCGACCGCAGCTGACGAGATACGCCATCGAGCCGTGGCGAGATGACAAGCGTATCGACAGAAATGCTGCGCCCTCTCGGAGGCCTGGCCAAAGGCCAGATTAGCCGTGAGAGATAAAACTCTCACCGCGCAACCACCACCTCGGTGCCCTTACCTGCCACCGACTTCACATCCAGCGTGGCATCCAGCAGCTCTGCGCGGCGGTGCATGGAGGCTAACCCTAAGCCTTTGCTGGGGGCATTGGTGTCAAAGCCCGTGCCATTGTCTTTGATCATGAAGCGGAACTGGTTGCCATTGCGGGAGAAGGAGACACGGATATCCGTTGCCCGGCCATGCTTGATGGCGTTTTGCAGGGCTTCCTGATAGATGCGATAAAGATGACCCTCTGATGTCGCATCAAACCCGCTCTCTTGTTCATCTTCAATCTCGATGCGCACATTGATGCCCGCCCGGGAGCGGATAACATCGGCATGGCTTTGCATGGCCGCAATCAGCCCTTGCTTTTCGATCATGGCGGGTGAGAGATCGTGGGCAATGCGGCGGGTGTCTGAAATGGCCGCATCCACATGACAGACCACATCGGCCACACCTTGCGCGACAGATCCATCCCTGTGCTGGCCTTGCAGCATTTGCAAATTCAGCTTGATGGTGGAGAGCCACTGCCCGACCCCGTCATGAATGTCATAGGCAATGCGGCGGCGCTCATATTCCTGCGCTTCGATCACCTCGCTTTGGGCCTTGGCCAGCCGTGCCCGTGCCTCGAACAAAGGCTGCATCCCGGCCCAAGCCAGCGAGATGAGAAAGAGGGGGACGGTGATGTCGCCCGAGCTCGTCCCGGTTTTGGCATAGAACCACTGGTCGCCACCAGCCAAACCCAGAGCTGCCCCAATCCAGATGGCCGTTGCCCCGATAATGACGGGATAAGCCCGCCGATCCGGCTGCAGAGCGCGACGCACAGCCCACCATGTGATGAGCGTGAAGGTGAGCAACAAAAAGACCAGCCAGATCAGCGAGTCAAGGCGTCGGATGGGAAAGAGAAAATCAGACCCGACTTCCGGAATGAAGGGCAACAGCAACAGAGCCAGCTGCAGCAAACGCCCATACCATCTGATCTTGATCTTCAAATGCCGGGCCGAGAATTCCAGCATCGGCACGAGCGATAATGCAGCCAGGTTTGCCGTCAGAAAGGGGAAAATCACGGGCGACACTGAAAGGCCCAGAAACAGGGCCAGACTGGAATTGAAGATGAAATGCGGCTGCAACGTAAGGAAAGTCAGCACCAGCCAGCCAAGGCCGTTTGTCTCACGGCTCACCAGCCAGACAATCAGCGTGACAAGGAAGGCAAGAAAAAAGACGAACAGTGACAAGCTGTTAAAGAGCACGAAAAAGAGCGTCTTGCCGTGCGATTGGGAAAGGGCTGTGCTCTCTTCCGTGATTTCAACCGGCCCCGCCAGAATGGAAGCATTCAACGCACCGCGCACCGAGCGAATGGCCAGCACATTCTTCCCGTCTTGCTTCAAGAGATTTGGTGGAATGGCAAAAACCCTGGGCATCCCTTTGTCATTACCCGCATCAAGGCCACCAAAGGGTTTTTCCTGCATGGCAACGCGGGCAAATTCCACCCCATTGAGATAAAGAATATTGCCCGAAACAAGCACACCGATATGAAGGGCAGGCTTGGCAAGAACGGGCAGAGCTGCCCCATCAAAATGGATCCGCTGCCAATAGAAGCGCACTTCCAGCCCGCCATCGCGCGCAACACGATCGCCGATGGCAAAGACATCATGATGCTTCCAGTCATCATCGGCAAAGTCAGGGTCTGCATAGGCCGGATCGTCCCCTAGCATCAGCTTGACGGGAAGTTGAGTGAGATCGAGTGACCGACCCGACTGCGCCTGCCCACCCGTGGGCAAGAACAGAAACAACAGACTCAGCAGAAGGGCCAGAGACATTGAGATCTGAGACATTGAGACCTGAGACATGAAAGGAAGCCGCAAACTCACCTCCCCTTCAGGCAGCAATCAGGCGCTGCTTCAGCGCTGCAGCCACGGCCTCGGTCACCCGTTGCACGCCCAACTTGCGGCAGGCATTGGCAAAATGAAAGCGCACGGTCCGCTCGGTGATATCCAGCTCCCGCGCAATCATCTTGGCGGTCAGACCACGGGCCGCACCGGACAGGCATTCGCGCTCGCGATCCGTCAGGGCGCTCTCGCTGGGCAGCACATCAATCAGGGTGCGGCAGAGATATTGATCGCCCCCTTGGATGGTCAGGATCGCTTCCACCAGCTCATCAAAGGCGGCTTCCTTGACCACATAGCCATCCATGCCATGGGAAAGCAGATCCCGCGCAAAGGAAGGCTCCAGATGCATGGTCAGGGCCAGCGTCTTGATGCCCATATCCAGCGCATCCAGTTGCTGCACGATGCCAGCAGGCCCCGGCCCCGGCATGGAAATATCGATGATCGCCACATCGGGTTCATGCGCTTTGGCCAGCTCGATCAGATCATCGCCGCTGTTGCAGGTGCCAAGCACGCAAAGCCGCTCGTCAGCCGCCAGCAAACGCGACAGCCCTTCCAGAAAAATCTGATGATCATCGGCCATCACCACGCCGATCTCACTCTCCCTCATTTCCCCACT
Protein-coding sequences here:
- a CDS encoding sensor histidine kinase — encoded protein: MSQVSMSQISMSLALLLSLLFLFLPTGGQAQSGRSLDLTQLPVKLMLGDDPAYADPDFADDDWKHHDVFAIGDRVARDGGLEVRFYWQRIHFDGAALPVLAKPALHIGVLVSGNILYLNGVEFARVAMQEKPFGGLDAGNDKGMPRVFAIPPNLLKQDGKNVLAIRSVRGALNASILAGPVEITEESTALSQSHGKTLFFVLFNSLSLFVFFLAFLVTLIVWLVSRETNGLGWLVLTFLTLQPHFIFNSSLALFLGLSVSPVIFPFLTANLAALSLVPMLEFSARHLKIKIRWYGRLLQLALLLLPFIPEVGSDFLFPIRRLDSLIWLVFLLLTFTLITWWAVRRALQPDRRAYPVIIGATAIWIGAALGLAGGDQWFYAKTGTSSGDITVPLFLISLAWAGMQPLFEARARLAKAQSEVIEAQEYERRRIAYDIHDGVGQWLSTIKLNLQMLQGQHRDGSVAQGVADVVCHVDAAISDTRRIAHDLSPAMIEKQGLIAAMQSHADVIRSRAGINVRIEIEDEQESGFDATSEGHLYRIYQEALQNAIKHGRATDIRVSFSRNGNQFRFMIKDNGTGFDTNAPSKGLGLASMHRRAELLDATLDVKSVAGKGTEVVVAR
- a CDS encoding response regulator transcription factor; the encoded protein is MSGEMRESEIGVVMADDHQIFLEGLSRLLAADERLCVLGTCNSGDDLIELAKAHEPDVAIIDISMPGPGPAGIVQQLDALDMGIKTLALTMHLEPSFARDLLSHGMDGYVVKEAAFDELVEAILTIQGGDQYLCRTLIDVLPSESALTDRERECLSGAARGLTAKMIARELDITERTVRFHFANACRKLGVQRVTEAVAAALKQRLIAA